Proteins encoded by one window of Fischerella sp. PCC 9605:
- a CDS encoding SPL family radical SAM protein produces the protein MAKPQYEGYCENTPTKLVREKFGDINVYDQNIKALLTKATGFIAAYDFTLNPYRGCQYGCSYCYAAAFSPNTKMRQDWGKWVIFKENAAEILEKELESWYKKNPKQSPKIYMSSVTDPYQPIESKYQLTRRLLGIMLDFFPTPTLVIQTRSPIITRDIDYLQRFQRLRINMSIPTGSESVRRDFEPQSPSIKARINAVKKIKQSIDPFKGFIPKISITITPLLPTLSDEEVIFIEKLRIADRVVIQDFHPSHNRSLVASTRQEAEEIKRKYAWWYDDENINYMKFKKKLISILEGVEIKEGKEGFSYE, from the coding sequence ATGGCGAAACCACAGTATGAAGGATATTGTGAAAATACTCCTACAAAATTAGTTCGAGAAAAGTTTGGAGATATCAATGTTTATGACCAAAATATAAAAGCTCTGTTGACAAAAGCAACTGGTTTCATCGCTGCTTATGATTTTACTCTGAATCCTTATCGGGGTTGTCAATACGGATGCAGTTATTGCTATGCCGCAGCATTTAGTCCTAATACAAAAATGCGTCAAGACTGGGGCAAATGGGTAATTTTCAAAGAAAATGCAGCAGAAATTTTAGAGAAAGAATTGGAAAGCTGGTACAAGAAAAATCCCAAACAGTCTCCTAAAATTTACATGAGCAGTGTTACTGATCCTTATCAACCAATTGAGTCTAAATATCAGTTGACTCGCAGGTTGTTGGGAATTATGCTTGATTTTTTTCCGACTCCAACGCTGGTAATTCAAACTCGTAGCCCAATTATCACCCGAGATATTGATTATTTACAAAGGTTTCAGCGGTTAAGAATTAATATGAGCATTCCCACTGGTAGTGAATCGGTGAGAAGAGATTTTGAACCGCAATCGCCGAGTATTAAAGCCAGAATCAATGCGGTTAAAAAAATTAAACAAAGCATTGATCCTTTTAAAGGTTTTATTCCCAAAATCTCTATTACGATTACGCCTCTACTCCCTACATTATCAGATGAAGAAGTCATTTTTATTGAAAAGCTCAGGATTGCCGATCGAGTTGTAATTCAGGATTTTCACCCTAGTCATAATCGTTCTCTTGTAGCATCAACTCGGCAAGAAGCTGAAGAAATTAAGCGTAAATACGCTTGGTGGTACGATGATGAAAACATAAACTATATGAAATTTAAGAAAAAGTTAATTTCTATACTTGAAGGTGTAGAAATCAAGGAAGGTAAAGAGGGATTTAGTTATGAGTAA